The DNA sequence ACGTTTTGGGGAAATTTATTATTTCTGATAACACAATTACAGTTCATCGAAAAATGGGACGCGGTGCAATTACGCATAGCAAACAATCTATGCAATACATACTTTAAAACAGCAGGTGGAGCAAGAAGTTCAGTCGTTTCCATTTCGTACGCACTACAATCATACCATTTTCCTGGATGCAACTACTTTGCAACTCGTCAAGGTTTTAGACGTTTCACCAGCAGTTTTGACTGCACGAGTGTACATGCTGCAAAGGGACTATGAAACCTGAGGGTCACAAGCTCAGATATTGAGTGGGACAGGTAACTACATACAGTTTCTCAGCCTTACAATGTGTGGTAAGATTTTAGGGACTTGAGCAGTAATGAGGAGGTACAAGCATGTGTGAGAGCAGCCAATAATGCTTGACGACACGAGAAGCTTCTAGCAGGTTAAGTTTGAGCTTTATAGATATATGTATGGCAGTACACATCACATATTGTGCACTACCATAATCCATGTtcataatttaatgaaaaactgaaaaaaattcagaataTGTGGCTCTTGCACTATAATGTACGATATTAATcatttatgtgaaataatatATAGTTGCACATTGTTAGCTTAAAGTGTGCTAGGTGCAGAGAATGTCAGTAAGTGGAAAACTAACAAATGAATCTTCTTTGCAGCCTTAAAAGAGCACAGGACAGAACATTTAGTAAAAGTTATTTATTAGATTGatccttttttccatttggtACACAATTACCAATAATTAATACTTTACACCACCACTTTTAGAAAGtatacttcaaaaaaaaaaagaaaaaaaagagcagaacaGTAggataaaaagtaaataaaatagaaatactgtaacagacagagacaatGCACATCCTGTCGGcctaagaaaaaataatgaaccgCAACTGACATCTCAAgtctggagaaagaaaaaaaacttttgtggATGTCTTACAATAAAGGTAGCAATACATGAATAGTACTGGAGCAAATCTGTGTATATGTTTTTTGGAGTAGTCCGGTTTCACAAGGATGTACATTCTTTCAGTAGCAAACAGTGTTTTTCATCAGAGCAGACAGCCTCTAGACCCTGGTTGAATTCTGAGACcttcaataaaatgaataacttGTTGCTCTcaagtatgtttttttaaactaactAATGTTCCCGCTCCGGATAATCAGTACCATATACCATGCTGTCAACTGAATTTACAGAGCAAAGTGTGACATTGCCCTTAATCAGCTGAAACTTCAGAAAAAGTAACAGAGCATTAGACCTTGAATGCCCTAGAACACCCTGGAGTAGTCCTACTGACCCATGTAACATTTAGAGGGGTGCACTGTTGGCACCTACAATCTACTGAATTGAAAACCACATACAGTACCGCATAATTCTAATCATCCACTGTCCCCCCTAGTACAGGAAAACCGGCTgaaccactgtgccatttctgtttattaatgttttcatgGCATGACGCATGTCATGACTGCAGTAAAAGTTGGTTCACAGATTGCTTTTATCACCTGCACAGAGAAGTGCGGCATGGCTGATCCAAGTACCGACACACCCAATTTGGCTCTCAAATCATGCAAGACTTCTTCCTCAAAGCTGCACAATAACCCTTTAAATAAACAATCAGGTGGAAAAggttacataaataatacaatggCCATATGAGAAGTGCTGTGCGCCCATATGTTTGTCTCTGTCACAGAGAAtactgcagtgcagtgcctATAGTTTTTTTCCATTCTCTTTAACACTGGCGGTGTGTTGCAGAAACGTTGCGAGAATATGAATAACAGGGGACGTATCTCGGACACCCTCAGAGAAAGGAGTGCTGGTGTACCATCGTGTGATCGGAAAGAGATTGAAAGTGGTTGAACCAAACAAGCCCCCTCAAATCACTCTACTCCACTCAAGAATCCTCACTATTTCAGAGTtcgctaaaaaataaaaaaaataaaaacctgaaaggAAAGTATAAACGTCGCCGTCATAATTGACAGCAGTCTGTTAATGTAGTAGCATTTTCAAGGCTCAGCTTTAACACGGAAAAAGCAAGCAGTGCACTTTAAGGCATCTTATCACCATTTCTTTTGAACATTTCATGAGTGCAAATGCAACAAAGAAACACCCTCAACCTGGCCAGGCCTGGGGTCGCCCTGTTCTGATATATGGCTTTATGACACttcaaagataaaaatatacatacttTGGAACCTTCTGGTGATGGAAATATATATTGTACAGGAAAAGTAAAACAGGGCAATTTGAGAACCCATGAAggaaaaattaaacattaaaaattgaCAAGTCCAAGGTAAACCACCACAAAGGCCTGTCCTTACTATTATAGTACAACCCATAACagaaacacaataataaattaacaagtgtacattttttaagcTGGCACACTCAGAGAATTCTTATAACtaatattattttcatcattatcataatcatcatcaaaGTCATTATTATATGAATTACTGAAACCATCATCATGATTATACTATTAATTTTGCTTTGTGGGTGTTAATTATGAGTCTCCAGctgctggttttgtgtgtgcaagagaggggggagggctcTGTGCTATAAGATTGGGATGGTTTATGTATTATACTCTTTCTGCTCACAGTGATCTGATTTCTGTCATCTGTCCCCTATGAATATactgcatttattaatttacctTTGTTCTtatcttttagttttttttcctttttctacaATTTACATTGTTTGCTTTTATGTGCTATGCAGCGGTATGAGCAAGGGAAAAGCCTttcacaaatattcacaaataaactgtgttattattattattattattgttattattgttattagatCAGTAGAGTAGTCTAATCTAATAAATGATTTCTCCCCCCAGATTTTCCACGCCTGGTTTGcacattcctctttttttctacTCAAAGCCTCTCCCTCTATTCTGCCCCACTCTCTTCCAAcgtactttttatttttgctctttACCCATCCTTGTTTTAATTCTGCATGAATCCAGACATTGCACGTAATTGTTGTACTCAATCTCCCATAAACCCCTGAGTGACATGCAACTACGTGCTGCCAACGTCCAAAACGAGCAATGGAAGTACACAAAGTCTTTCATATTTCTCTTATCTCTTCGCTCCCCCGGGGGAACCCTTCTCATCGGGCTGTCCCAGCCTCTAGTCCCGAcccttcagtctctctctctcagggcccGCAGGATGTAGTTCTCTCGCTCCAGCTGCGCGTTCCTCTCGGACAGCTCCTTGATCTGCTCCCTcagcacctccacctcctcccgcACTGCCATCATCAGGTGAGTCTTCACCAGGTCCTGCCACAAGAAAAACCGGAAACACCAAAGTCAGGAATACAAGTCACCCGGCACGGTCAGGCCAGTCTTCATGAGAAAAACAATGCTACCTAGCACAGTCTAATCAAAAGACTGGGCTTTAAATGAACAAAGTACAACAGGGTGGTATATTTATGACACAGACGCAACAGGCTACAGAACAATGCTGTATACAGGAAAGTACAGGAACAAGACACAGCAATCTCAGTTTCAAGGGCGACATGAGAAAAGTGTGACACAAAAGACAACAGTCTGTTGGTATTGGGGTGAGTGTCCCGGCATGAACAGACACaccaaaataaacagacacatgGGGAAACGTGGGACGCGAAGACAGGATCTTACCATGGCCTGTTCAATCTTGTTGTCGATTGCAATCATGCTGTTACTAGAGCCACTGtaagacacaaaacacacaagaaaaaccAGGATTCAAACAGGGGctacactgcacacatacagtcatgATACAGACAGTAGGTGTAATCGCAGACAGTTGTGAAGAGACAGACATCATAAACTCAGACAATTAAAGAGCTCAGTTCTCTTGTGAGCATAAACAAGCAGTAAACTGATAAGGGTTATTACAGATGAACACTACATGCACAGGATTCCATTCTATCAATGAGTTCATCTCTGCTTTCTAGTGCACGCCTCGTGACTGAAAACATATACTGCATTGGATGTCACTAGCGTTCCTGGTGTGAAGTCTCCCACTCCTGGAAGCAACAGAGCTGTCCTAAAATGGCATGAGCAGGATTCACATTGCTGTCTATTCTTGGCATCCCCCAGGCCCTGTAAACAATTCACCCCAGGTCCCAAGTGTCCGTGTGAGAGCAGCAGCAAAAACAAGGTTGACACTGCAACGGCACACAGCTTTACTGATGTCCATTCCCAAACGCACTCATGCAAATTAAAGGCCATATCCACACGCATTtttcacatgcacgcatacatgcaGCTTTCTGAGAACGGCACTGCAGTTTGCACGAATGTCAGCAAAGGGCAACAGATGGTGTTGTGCACACGTTTTCCCCTACTCTAATTCCTCTAATGTTTCAAATACCGATCTCTGCATTAGCCTTCATAAATCCGGGTCCCATTCCTGTCCAGGGTTGCGTAGGAATGAGATTACCTACTAGACGAGCGTGCCgcgttctttttcttttgtttacctATGAATGAACAGCAGCAGGGACAGAAATGCCTTGTCTGAATTCCGGGTCAGGGTCACCGGCACCGGCTTTGGTTCTTTGGGTTCAGGTCCTCCCGCGTGTGGCTTTACCTCGGGGGGATGGAGCAAGTTCTCAGCACCATCAGGGAATGGCGCTGATGTTTTTGGAGGGGCTGGAGTGCGTACTCCTCTGATATCACCCTGCACTGCAGTAGTACTGGAACCCTGTTCAGCAGACCCACAGGCAGCAGTGTGAACAGGACCCTGTACAGCAGACCCACAGGCAGTAGTGTGAACAGGAAGCTGTACAGCAGACCCACGGGCAGTAGTGTGAACAGGAAGCTGTTCAGCAGACCCACAGGCAGTAGTGTGAACAGGAAGCTGTACAGCAGACCCACAGGCAGTAGTGTGAACTGGACCCTGTACAGCAGACCCACAGGCAGTAGTGTGAACAGGACCCTGTACAGCAGACCCACAAGCAATACTAGTGTGAATGGGACCCTGTAAGGCAGCTGTAGAGGCAGTAGTATGATCAAGAGGCTGTACAGCAGACCCAATGGCAGTAGTATGAATGGGACCCTGTAAGGCAGCTCCAAAGGTAGTAGTGTGTATTGGACCCTGTACAGCAGCCCCAGAAGCAATGCTAGTGTGCATGGGACCCTGTAAGGTAGTCCTAGAAGCAGTAGTGTGGAAGGGTCTCTGTACAGCAGCCTCAGTCACAGATGCTGCAGGGTTTGCTGTGGGATGACTGCTGGTGATGGATGAGCTCAGTTCTGATGCGGCTGGAGATGTGCCCACTttgaggtcatgtgacacgACACAGTCACGGCTCCCCACTGTGTTGTTCAGCGACCCCAGGTTAACTGCACTACTCGGCAAACACACTTTATTCCCATTATGGTCTTGAGCTTGAAAAGCACCACTGCTGCAGTTATGACCATCCCTGAAAGAAGCAGACCCAGCCCATGATTCAGAGTTCGGACCAGTGTCCGCAGTGCTGCTGGTGCCAGATGAATTCAGACCGGGGCTTTGGGAAGGACTGGGAGCACTGATCTGAATGGGATTTTGTGCCACCCTGGAGAACAACTGGGCTGAACTGACAGCAGAACAGACATTCACAGTTTGGACCTCCTTTGATGTGAGCGAGTGTCCAACAGACCCAGTCTGATATATAGTGAGATCACAGTCCTTTTGGGCATTGTTTGTAGTTTGGGTCTGACGGTCACATGTGTCTATGGGACTGCAGCTCCAATAACAGCCTTGTGCCCTGAAACTAGGACAAGCAGAACGGTCCTGTGATTGATGTATGTTTGAACCAAAACAAGGCGCTCTATCAGTTTCCACTCTATCAGCAAGACCTCGGCTTTGGGTCTGAGCAGAATCTAGGAAAGGTGGACAGAGTACTCCTGTTTTAATGGGAGTGAAGGTGGCCAGGCCTCTCTCAGCACTGGGATCTGGGCTGTGGGTTCCATAAGGCTGAGGCTTCAGGCCAAGGTCTGTGACTGGCTGACTGGGGACTGAGAGAGCGTACTTCCTGGTCAAAGTGGGACTGTGAATCTGGCTCTGTTTCCTGGGCATGGCCATCGGTCCAGAGAGGGGTATGGGTGAGGGCAGGGCAGGTGTCTTGAGTCTGTTGACGCAGGCAGAGCTAGTGTCTCTGTCCCCTGGGGCACCTCTGGCTGTTTTACCGAAGGCAGCCTGAGTGTGGCTGACCGAAGGGCCCCCAGGGGAGCGAGGATTCGGCAGAGACTCCCAGCAGCTCGCCTGTCCTGTTCTCTCACAGGAAACGGAGCTGGACGGGCTGCTTCTCTCCGTGACCTCGGAGCACCTCTGCCTACCGCAGCCGCAGAGCTCCGTGCGACTGCTGGGCCAGGAGCTACGGACACCGCCCCCGGCACGGCCCGAGCCTAGCCCCTCCTCCCGCTGCCAGTCCGCCCCCCTGGGCAGCTTCAGCTGGCGGGGCAAAGGGGGGGGAGTGACGGGGTGTCGAGGCCAGCTGGGCAGAGCGGGGGGCGCGTGGTGGAGCACCGAGGGCATCTTGTGAGAGGCAAGGTGTAGGTTTGGGTGGGAGGAGCGAAGGACGACGGGGGGAATATTTGTgccagagggagagacggaAAAGCAAGCAGTTCTCCTGAGGGTGGGGGAAGAAGGGGCGGAGGATGAgcgggagaggggcggggacaAGTGAGGGCTCGGGTTGGTGTGGATGCACGCCGGAGAAGTAGAACTGGCTGATGGGAGCCGGGAGCCATTTTTGGGGCTCTTGTGGGGAGAGAGCTTAGAAGGGAAGGACTGGGGGAGGGAAGGCGGGAGAGACAGGGGCCGAGGTTGGCGGCGGGTCTCGAACGCTGAGACAATTTTCTTCACACTGACAAACATGAGTGTAAAAGCTCAGGGTTACTCAAGCCGACTCAATGAGGAAGTTACAGTTCACAGTTTCCCCACATATCTCAAAGTATGTGGTTTGCATAACGCTTCCTCAGAAGACCAGCATGTCTATTTCTATTTCCGTCTATGGTAACCCACTTTCTAAAATGCTGTCTGCTTACCAGAAGAAAAATTAGCTAAAAAAACCAAGCTTTTGCACACTGATTGCCACTTGCACACACCAAGACCTTCTCACTGCTCATAAAATAGATTATTCATAGAACTATTcacaaatataaattcaaaataatgcaAACCAGATTAAACCGTCATTCTGAcatgatgaaaaaaatggaaacattgtCAAGCACAGTATATGTGACCGTCTTAATCCAGGTAATGAGAATATATGGCATCTAATCCAACTGCCACAGAATTGATCCACAAATCCTTAATCCAGCTGGTCCGGGGTCTGCCATTTCCTCTCTTTTGAAATGATCTACACACGTTGGTCTGATAAACTCCAGCAATTTACTTCATCATTTCTTTGTATTTGAGACTTTGGATTATTCATACAACTATTcacaaatattaatatgaagTAGTTGTATCACATTGTAATTTACATAATTCTTAAAGATACTGACATTATTATCAGCTGTGCAACAATTTATGGCAAGCACAATTGTTTTGATGACACAATACAACAAATTGAGGATAAAGTAGTCTTGATGCAACTCTGAGCTTTGTGTGGGAGTGAATCGCGGAAATTGAACCTGGATTTGTGAGCAATGATCAACCGAGAAGCAGAGTGTGAATCTGGTTCACCACAGGCGAtagcagacagagacagggcaCGCGAATGGTGAGAATGACAGGAGAAAGCGAGAGACAGCAAAGAGGCAGGATGCGAAAGCAGTTGTAGCAGGTTGGGGATGCTCCGAaatctcacacacgcacattacatgcacacaaacactggggAGCACGCATTCGTAATGCACTGTGGAGATCTGGTCAGCCCCCTTTGGAATGCGCCACATGCAACCGAGCTTTCCGTGTCACCGGTCAAAACCCTCTTTACGGAATACTGGCCAACTCCGGTAATCCAACGTTATGAGAAAGTGAGATCCAAGTATCCAGGTGAAATACGGTCCAGCGGTGGCCTCGGTTCAAGAGAAGTCAGCAGTGCAAGTTTGTTGCGCCAGATCTGAAACAAACCGTCTGATCCTGATGACGCAAAGACTACGTGAAAAATCCACATGAACTGATGAAAAATACGAGGTCACGTCAGATTTAAGAGGGCCCTCACGCATCCAGGTTTGATAATCCAACATCTGCGAACATGATTCATTTCCAAATTAATGCAAACCGGA is a window from the Anguilla anguilla isolate fAngAng1 chromosome 3, fAngAng1.pri, whole genome shotgun sequence genome containing:
- the zgc:153012 gene encoding TSC22 domain family protein 1 isoform X1 yields the protein MFVSVKKIVSAFETRRQPRPLSLPPSLPQSFPSKLSPHKSPKNGSRLPSASSTSPACIHTNPSPHLSPPLSRSSSAPSSPTLRRTACFSVSPSGTNIPPVVLRSSHPNLHLASHKMPSVLHHAPPALPSWPRHPVTPPPLPRQLKLPRGADWQREEGLGSGRAGGGVRSSWPSSRTELCGCGRQRCSEVTERSSPSSSVSCERTGQASCWESLPNPRSPGGPSVSHTQAAFGKTARGAPGDRDTSSACVNRLKTPALPSPIPLSGPMAMPRKQSQIHSPTLTRKYALSVPSQPVTDLGLKPQPYGTHSPDPSAERGLATFTPIKTGVLCPPFLDSAQTQSRGLADRVETDRAPCFGSNIHQSQDRSACPSFRAQGCYWSCSPIDTCDRQTQTTNNAQKDCDLTIYQTGSVGHSLTSKEVQTVNVCSAVSSAQLFSRVAQNPIQISAPSPSQSPGLNSSGTSSTADTGPNSESWAGSASFRDGHNCSSGAFQAQDHNGNKVCLPSSAVNLGSLNNTVGSRDCVVSHDLKVGTSPAASELSSSITSSHPTANPAASVTEAAVQRPFHTTASRTTLQGPMHTSIASGAAVQGPIHTTTFGAALQGPIHTTAIGSAVQPLDHTTASTAALQGPIHTSIACGSAVQGPVHTTACGSAVQGPVHTTACGSAVQLPVHTTACGSAEQLPVHTTARGSAVQLPVHTTACGSAVQGPVHTAACGSAEQGSSTTAVQGDIRGVRTPAPPKTSAPFPDGAENLLHPPEVKPHAGGPEPKEPKPVPVTLTRNSDKAFLSLLLFIHSGSSNSMIAIDNKIEQAMDLVKTHLMMAVREEVEVLREQIKELSERNAQLERENYILRALRERD